In Sorghum bicolor cultivar BTx623 chromosome 10, Sorghum_bicolor_NCBIv3, whole genome shotgun sequence, one genomic interval encodes:
- the LOC8078298 gene encoding pentatricopeptide repeat-containing protein At3g62890 isoform X3, with amino-acid sequence MRDPLAALLRSGGHPHSAHGVAIKLGCIASTFLCNNLLHAYLSRSVPAHARRLFDEMSRRNLVSWSVVISGSARHGVLAEAFALFSHMLHGAGQGSWDRPDSFMLGALVAGCSRARHVDAGVQVHACVAKFGVDEDESVAAALVDMYAKCGWVDSSWRAFTLAPQRSVLSWTSMIACLVNQGVQYA; translated from the exons ATGCGCGACCCCCTCGCCGCCCTCCTTCGCAGCGGCGGCCATCCTCACTCCGCCCACGGCGTGGCCATCAAGCTTGGCTGCATTGCCTCCACTTTTCTCTGCAACAATCTTCTGCATGCCTACCTCAGCCGCTCCGTCCCCGCGCATGCCCGCAGGCTGTTCGACGAAATGTCCCGCCGCAACCTCGTGTCCTGGTCCGTCGTCATCTCCGGCTCCGCCCGCCACGGCGTCCTCGCGGAGGCGTTCGCGTTGTTCTCCCACATGCTTCACGGTGCGGGGCAGGGAAGCTGGGACCGTCCGGACTCGTTCATGCTAGGGGCCTTGGTCGCCGGGTGCTCCCGCGCCAGACACGTCGACGCTGGCGTGCAGGTGCACGCTTGCGTGGCCAAGTTCGGCGTCGACGAGGATGAGAGCGTCGCGGCGGCGTTGGTGGACATGTATGCCAAGTGCGGGTGGGTGGACTCGTCATGGCGGGCCTTCACGCTCGCACCGCAGCGGAGCGTCCTGAGTTGGACGAGCATGATTGCCTGTCTGGTCAACCAAG GTGTTCAATACGCCTGA
- the LOC8078298 gene encoding putative pentatricopeptide repeat-containing protein At3g15130 isoform X2, with product MRDPLAALLRSGGHPHSAHGVAIKLGCIASTFLCNNLLHAYLSRSVPAHARRLFDEMSRRNLVSWSVVISGSARHGVLAEAFALFSHMLHGAGQGSWDRPDSFMLGALVAGCSRARHVDAGVQVHACVAKFGVDEDESVAAALVDMYAKCGWVDSSWRAFTLAPQRSVLSWTSMIACLVNQGSSGYHDAAMLLFKKMLALKVWPTNVTFSCILKVFNTPDLLSVGMQIHGCLLKIGTEVDTALGSALMTMYGRCGGVDEIARLACRIRHDVFSRTSLLGAYARNGYNAEAIGVFKEMILTNMAIDQSAMTCLLQMW from the coding sequence ATGCGCGACCCCCTCGCCGCCCTCCTTCGCAGCGGCGGCCATCCTCACTCCGCCCACGGCGTGGCCATCAAGCTTGGCTGCATTGCCTCCACTTTTCTCTGCAACAATCTTCTGCATGCCTACCTCAGCCGCTCCGTCCCCGCGCATGCCCGCAGGCTGTTCGACGAAATGTCCCGCCGCAACCTCGTGTCCTGGTCCGTCGTCATCTCCGGCTCCGCCCGCCACGGCGTCCTCGCGGAGGCGTTCGCGTTGTTCTCCCACATGCTTCACGGTGCGGGGCAGGGAAGCTGGGACCGTCCGGACTCGTTCATGCTAGGGGCCTTGGTCGCCGGGTGCTCCCGCGCCAGACACGTCGACGCTGGCGTGCAGGTGCACGCTTGCGTGGCCAAGTTCGGCGTCGACGAGGATGAGAGCGTCGCGGCGGCGTTGGTGGACATGTATGCCAAGTGCGGGTGGGTGGACTCGTCATGGCGGGCCTTCACGCTCGCACCGCAGCGGAGCGTCCTGAGTTGGACGAGCATGATTGCCTGTCTGGTCAACCAAGGTTCGTCAGGTTACCATGACGCAGCAATGCTGCTGTTCAAGAAAATGCTGGCATTAAAGGTTTGGCCTACCAATGTGACGTTTTCTTGCATCCTGAAGGTGTTCAATACGCCTGATTTGCTATCCGTTGGAATGCAAATTCATGGCTGCTTGCTGAAGATAGGGACTGAGGTTGACACTGCTTTGGGGAGTGCCTTGATGACGATGTATGGCAGATGTGGTGGAGTTGATGAGATAGCTAGGTTGGCTTGTCGTATAAGGCATGATGTGTTTTCACGGACTTCCCTGCTTGGAGCTTATGCTCGTAATGGATACAATGCAGAGGCAATTGGTGTTTTCAAGGAGATGATCTTGACAAATATGGCAATTGATCAGTCAGCTATGACTTGTCTGCTGCAG